Part of the Permianibacter fluminis genome, GTCGCGATACCAGTCATAGGACCAATAAAGTCCGGTCAGCGCCGCCAGCAGATACAGCGGCAACACCCAGGTTCCGATCACCGAATGCAGATCCCAGAGAAACGAGCGCCCGGTACGGGCCCAAGAAAATTTCAGCCAGGCCCGCCAATTGCCCTTGTCGCGCGGCCAGCGCAGATACAGACCTGACAGCGCCAACACCAACAAGGCAACGGTGCTGGCTCCGACGATTTGCTTGCCGACATCACCCGCGGCAAGCCGACGATGCAGATCTTCAGCAAGGTGCAAAACCCCTTCGCCACGTTCCGGTTTGCCGAGCAGCGCGCCGGTGTACGGATTCTGGTAGACCCACTCGCCGCGTCGACCACCGGCGAACCCCACCTGGCCGGCTGCTGCCGGGTCGCTTTCGCGAGTCAGGCCAATGACGGTTTTTTCCGGTGCGGCCAACTGGGCGCGACGGATCAATTCGACTGCACTCAATGGCCGGCCCGCACCCGGCTCCACCGTCATGACCGCCGGGTTCAGCAGCCGCAGGATGTCCTGCTCGAATGACAGCATGGCGCCGGTGAGGCCCACCAGCGCCAGCACCACGCCGGCGCTAATGCCAAGCAGCCAGTGGGTTTGAAACCAGAGTTTTTTGAACATTGCAGCCAATCCGGGCTGGCGGCTAACGGCCGCCGAAAGAGAAATATTCGCTAATGATACTAATTCTCATTATTGCCGAAAAGGGCCGAATCGAGGAGGAATCATGAAGCGCGAAGATGCCCAGCTCTGTTGTGATCGGGCTGCAAGCCGCGCCCTGGCTGAAAAATAGCTTTTGACTGCCGATGCGTGGACAGCAAAACGCCCACCGAAGTGGGCGTCTTTTAACTTGCGGCAAGGCCGGATTTAGCGAAGCTTCAAGCTGCCAGCTCGGGCGCCCGGCCGGTTTCCGCCTGTGCCCGGGCAATGCGAATCATCGCCATGCTGCGGGTCGGCGTCAGCTCACCGCGAGCAACACGTTGGAAGGCCGGCACCGTGTGCATGGGCGGCACGGCCCGCGCCCGTGCGGTACCGATGGCGCAGTGCAGTTGAGCCAGAATGACCAGATCGGCGTAGTCGGCACTGGTTTCGCCATCGCTGCCGTGGTCACGTTCCCAGTCATCCGAGACGGTGGCCGCGGTGACGATTTCGCCATTGAGGCCGTATTCGCGCAGCAGGGTGGCGCCGAGCAAAGGCCGAACCCGGGTCAGACAGCTTTCCAGCCGCGGGCCATCCAGACTGAGCTCCGGGTAGGCGCCGGCATAGGTCAGCGCGGCGATTTCACCGGCCGCGTGCAGCAGGCCGACCAGATAGGCCCGCGCGGCCAACAGGCCGGGGGTGAACTCGGATAACTGGGCACACAGGTAGGCCACTTCGCGGCTCTGGCGAACGGCCGTGGCGAACCGGCCGGCGACAGCCGAATACCGGTCCGGCACTTGTTCGGACGAGGTAAACAGATGCAGCAAGCGGCGACTGGTATCGACGCCAAGCCGCGCCACCGCTTCAAAACAGCTTTGAACCGCGACCGGTGCGTTCATGAACGGATGGTTGGCGGCACCGATGAGCCGCAAGGCCACCGACGGCTCGATCATCGCTGCCTGTGCCAGCTGCACCATGCCAATCTGCGGATGCTGAATCAGCGCCCGGATACTGGCAGCGCCGGCCCGGGTCACCGGCAGCCGGACATTCTGGCGTGGCAAATCAATCAGCAAGGCGGCAAACAGCCGATCATCATCCTCGCTCAGATCGAGCTCCATCTCCTCGACCTGATAGGGCACCCGCTCGTGTTCGGGCAGGATTTCCATCAGTGAGTACGGCAGCAGCAAGACCTTGGCGCTGCTTTCGGCAACGACGCGGAACTGCCGCGGCCGCAGCTGGGCAACGCCGCCGAGGGCATTGGCCGCACCGGCGCTCATCCGGCGCACGGCGCCATCGCGGGCGATCAGGGCCAGATCGCCTTCAAGCAGGAAAATGTCATCGGTATCGGTTTCGCCGATAGCCGCGAGCTCCATGCCGCGCCGCACATCGAACAAGCGTGCCTGACGCGACAGCAGCAGCAGTTCAAGCGCACTGAGCCGGCGAAAAGGCAGGAAACGGGTAAGCAGCTGAGGATCGACCGCCGAGGCCGCGGGCTTTTGCGAGCTGGCGGCAGCTGGTCGAATGCGATTGAAACCGGGATCTGACTGAAAACTCATCGCCGAAGACATCCTTGTTACGACGTACGCGGCCAGCATACTGCAACGACCGGCTGGTTTCAAATTTGTGACCGGTGGCACGGCAAAGCCACCCTGCCGGGTCTAGTGAAAATTCTGGCAAAGCAAAACGCCGGCATCAGCCGGCGTTTTGTGGTGTGAGAACAACCGCGCCCTCAGCCGGAGCTGACCTGATGCTGGCCTTCGGCAACCGCCTGCTCCATTTCCCGTTCGCGCTTCTTCTCCATGCGGTACATCAGCACGCCGGCAACCGTCACCGCGATGGTGACAATGGAAATGATCAGCGTCGCCAGCGCGTTGATCTTGGGGCTGACGCCGAGCCGCACGGACGAGAACACAATCATCGGCAGCGTCGTGGAACCGGGGCCAGCGACAAAGCTGGAAATCACCAGGTCATCCACTGACAGCGTGAACGCCAGCAACCAGCCCGATACCAGTGCCGGTGCGATGATCGGCAGCGTGATCACAAAAAACACTTTCCACGGCGGCGCGCCGAGATCCTGCGCCGCCTCTTCCACCGATTGATCCATCTCGCGCAGTCGCGACGCCACCACCACCGTGGTGAACGCGCTGGAGAACGTCACGTGGGCAAACCAGAGTGTGCTGAAGCCGCGACCATCCGGCCAGCCAATGGCGTGTTCCATTGAAACGAACAGCAGCAGCAGCGACAGACCGGTGATCACTTCTGGCATCACCAGCGGCGCCGTCATCAGTGCGGAGAAGAACGTCTTGCCGCGGAAGCGCCCCATCCGGGTCAACACCACCGCCGCCATGGTGCCGATCACAACCGCCGTCGATGCCGACACGAACGCGAGCTTCAAACTCATGATCGCACCGGACAGCATGTGCCGGTCCTTGAACAGCTCGCCATACCATTTGACCGAGAATCCGGACCAGACGGTCACCAGCCGGTTTTCGTTGAACGAATAGACGATCAACAAGAACATCGGCACATACAGAAAAGCGAACGCGAACGCGAGCCAGACCCACGACGCCAGCGAATTCTTGTTGGCGTTCATTGGTTGGCCTCCAGTTCCTTGGCTTGGATGCGCTGGAAGATGGTGATTGGCGCAATCAGGACCACCAGCATCGTGATTGCCACCGCCGACGCCACTGGCCAATCACGGTTGTTGAAGAACTCTTGCCAGAGCACCTTGCCGATCATCAATTGATCCGGGCCGCCCAGAATTTCCGGGATCACGAATTCACCGACCGCCGGAATGAATACCAGCATGGCGCCAGCGATGATGCCGTTTTTCGACAACGGAACCGTGATCTTCCAGAACGCGGTCCAGCGGTTGGCACCGAGATCGGCCGCTGCTTCCAGCAACGTCGGATCGTGCTTGACCAGATTGGTATACAGCGGCAACACCATGAACGGCAGATAGGCGTAGACAATGCCGACATAAACCGCGAAATCGGTTTGCATCATCTGGATCGGCGTATCGATGATGCCGGTCCAAATCAGGAAGTTGTTGATGAAACCGTTGTTCTTCAGCAAACCAATCCAGGCATAAATGCGGATTAGCAGACTGGTCCATGACGGCAGAATCACCAGCATCAGCAAGACTTGCCGCATCGCCCCGGGCGCGCGGGCAATCGCGTATGCGACCGGATAGCCGATCATCAGCGCCAGCATGGTCGACACCGCCGCCATTTTCAGCGAGCCGAGATAAGCGTTGATGTAGAGCAGATCATCGAGATCAAACAAGCGGGTGTAGTTCTTGGTCAACAGCTCGATATTGCCAGCGACATCGTATTCAAAGCTGACCGGCGGCATCGCCACCGCCGGCTTCATGAACGAGATCACGAACACAATGGCGAACGGAATGAAAAAGAACAGGAACATCCACAGGTAAGGCGCGCTGATCACAAACCAGCGCGGCTGCGGCAGCAGACGCTTCAGCAGTGATGGTTTCGTCAGCGAAGTCATATTGGCAGCACCACAATGCTTTCCGGCGCCCAGCTGACATAGACCTCGTCATCCCAGGTCGGCCGCTCACTGACGTCACGATCAAAGTTGGAGGCATTGGCCAGAATCTTTTTACCGCTCTCCAGCCGCACGTGATACACCGAGTGGCTGCCGAAATAGGCAATGTTCATGACCTTGCCGCGCGATACGTTATGTTCCTGGCTGGGCTTAGCCTTGGTCACATCGATTTTTTCCGGCCGTACCGCCGCCCACAGGGTTTGCCCCGGTTGCCCGGTAATGCCGTGATTCAGATAAATTCGGGTGGGCAGATCGGCCGTTTCGACTTCGCAGTGATCCGGCTCGTCAACCACCAATTTGCCTTCAAACATGTTGATGGAACCGATGAATTCAGCGCTGAACCGGCAGTTCGGTGTTTCATAGACCTGCGCCGGTGCACCCACTTGCAGAATGCGGCCTTTGCTCATGACGCCGATGCGCGAGGCCATGGTCATCGCCTCTTCCTGATCATGGGTCACCATGACACAGGTCACGCCGACTTTCTCGATAATGTCGACCAGCTCCAGCTGCATGCGTTCACGCAGCTTTTTGTCGAGTGCGCCCATCGGTTCATCGAGCAGCAACAGCTTCGGCCGCTTGGACAGCGAACGCGCCAGGGCAACGCGCTGCTTCTGGCCACCGGACAATTGGTGCGGTTTGCGCTTGGCGTACGGGCTCATGTCGACCAGCTTGAGCATTTCTTCGACGCGCGCAGTAATCTGATCTTTCGGCAGACCATCCTGCTTCAAGCCGAAGGCAACGTTGTCGGCCACGGTCATGTGCGGGAACAGGGCATACGACTGAAACATCATGTTGGTCGGACGCTGATAGGACGGGATCTTGGCCATGTCCTGACCATCGATGGTGATGCGCCCCTCGGTCGGCTTTTCAAAACCAGCCAGCATGCGCAGCAGCGTTGACTTGCCGCAACCCGAACTCCCCAGCAGGGCGAAAATTTCACCTTTGCGTATCGACAGATCGACACTGTCTACCGCGGTGAAATCGCCAAAGACCTTCGTGACCTTTTCGATTTTGACGTAATTTTCGTCGGTCGTTGGTTTGGCTGTTGTTGGGTTGCCCATTGCCGGGTTGGCCGGTTTTTCGACTGCCGCCATGATGACTCCAAATTTTTTTCATGCTTAGCGCATGTCTAGTGCGTATTTGGCGCGTGTTGCGCGCGTGCCGAATGCACCCGATCAAACCAGTTCGGGACAACGGCGATAACTGCCTGAGCGAAAAATGGCCGCACGGTCAGACATTGCTCAACCCAACCGTGCGGAACAAAAACTAAACAGCGACTGAAAAGAGGCCCCAATCAGCCTGCCGATCGGGGCAGGTGCAGATAGTTTACTGACCGGTCTTGATCTTGGTCCAGACACGGGTCATGACCCGCTCGGTTTCTGCCGGCATGACTTTCAGCGTCCAAAGCTTGGCCATGGTGGCTTCGTTCGGGTAGATCGACGGATTGTTTTTCACTTCATCCGCGACTTGCGCCAGCGAGGCCGCGTTGCCGTTAGCGTATTGAACGTAGTTGCTGATCTTCGCGATCACGTCCGGACGCAGCAGGTAGTTGATGAACGCATGAGCGTTGTCAACGTTCTTGGCATCCTTCGGAATGGCCAGCATGTCGAACCACATTTCGGTGCCTTCTTTCGGAATGCTGAAGGCAATTTCAACGCCGTTGTTGGCTTCGCCAGCGCGCGCTTGCGCCTGGAACACGTCACCCGACCAACCGACCGCGACGCAGATGTCACCGTTGGCCAGATCGTTGATGTATTGCGAGCTGTGGAAATAGGTAATGAACGGACGGATTTTTTCCAGCAGCGGTTGGGCCGCTTCGGTGTAATCGGTCTCAACGGTGGAATCTTGCTGCTTGCCCAGATAGTTCAGGACCGGCGGCAGAATTTCCGATTGGGCGTCCAGGAACGCCACACCGCAGGCTTTCAGCTTGCTGATGTTTTCCGGCTTGAACACCAGATCCCAGGAATCGACCGGCGCGTTTTCGCCGAGCACTTCCTTGACCTTCTTGACGTTGTAACCGATACCGGTGGTGCCCCACAGGTAGGGCAGCGCGTATTGGTTACCCGGATCGTAGTTTTCCAGCCGCTTCATCAGCGCCGGATCCAGATTGCCCCAGTTGGTCAGCTTGCTCTTGTCGAGCGGCTGGAATACACCAGCCTGGATTTGCCGGCCGAGGAAAGAGCCCGACGGCACCACAACATCGAAACCGGTGCTGCCGGCCAACAGCTTGGCTTCGACGACTTCGTTGCTGTCGAACACGTCATAGACGACCTTGATGCCGGTTTCTTTTTCGAAATCTGCCAGCACGGTGTCATCGATGTAGTCGCTCCAGTTATAAACATGGACGACTTTCTCTTCAGACGACGCTGCCGGCGCCTGAGCCTGTTCGGTCGGAGCCGGTTCCTCGCTGCAGGCCATCAGGCCCAGCGCGGCCAGCACGGCTACACCTAGAGTGAGCTTCTGCTTTGCCATTGTTGTTTCCCCTCAGTGGAACGCGCCGCTACGGACGGCTGCGCGTTGGTTATGCCCCTTGCCTTCCATCCCGCCGGTTTGGCCGGCACGACGAAAGTCGCGCAAACCATAACAGCAGAACGCCGAGATTTACAGAGCCAATTTACAGATGAGCCGGACCGGTTCACGGCCCGTCAAACACCCAGATCTTTCGCGGTCAAATCCAGTGCAGTTCGGGTCTTGGTCAACAATTCATCAAGCTGTTGTTCGGTGATTACCAGAGGTGGTGACAGCAGCATGGTGTCACCGGTTGCACGCAGCACCAGACCGGTGCGCAATGCATGATCCCGGCACACCGTTCCGGTGCTTCCGGGCTTGGCAATGCGTTCGCGGGTCGCCTTGTTTTTGACCAGCTCAATGGCGCCCAGCAAACCGGCACTGCGGACTTCGCCAACCAGCGGGTGATCGCGCAGCCGCTCCAGCCCCTGTTTCAGATAGGGCCCGAGCCGGTCGCGGACATTTTCGACAATGCCTTCGCGCTGCAGGATGCGGATATTTTCCAGCGCCACGGCCGCGCAGACCGGGTGACCGGAATAGGTGAAGCCGTGGTTGAAGTCGCCGCCCGCCTCGACCAGCAGCTTGGCCACGCGGTCACCGACAATCACGCCACCAATCGGCAGGTAGCCGGACGACAGCCCCTTGGCGATCGGCATCAGATCCGGCTGGACGCCGAAATGCTGGCAGCCAAACCAGCTGCCGGTCCGGCCAAAGCCGCAGATGACCTCGTCGGTAATCAGCAGGATGTCGTACTTGCGGCAGATGCGCTGGATTTCCGGCCAGTAGGTCTTGGGCGGGATGATGACGCCGCCAGCGCCCTGAATCGGCTCACCGATAAAGGCAGCAACCTTGTCGGCACCGACTTCCTTGATCTTGTCTTCCAGCCAGCCGGCCGCCTTCAGCCCGAACGCATCCGGCTCCATGTCGCCGCCGAGCCCATACCAGTACGGCTGTTCGATGTGCGTAATGCCGGGAATCGGCAGGTCGCCCTGCTTGTGCATGTAGTCCATGCCACCGAGCGAGGCACCGGCAACGGTCGAACCGTGATAGGCATTGTGACGGGAAATCAGGGTCTTCTTTTCCGGCTTGCCCATCAGATCCCAGTAGCGACGAACCATGCGCAGCACGGTGTCATTGGCCTCTGAGCCAG contains:
- a CDS encoding ABC transporter permease subunit, translating into MNANKNSLASWVWLAFAFAFLYVPMFLLIVYSFNENRLVTVWSGFSVKWYGELFKDRHMLSGAIMSLKLAFVSASTAVVIGTMAAVVLTRMGRFRGKTFFSALMTAPLVMPEVITGLSLLLLFVSMEHAIGWPDGRGFSTLWFAHVTFSSAFTTVVVASRLREMDQSVEEAAQDLGAPPWKVFFVITLPIIAPALVSGWLLAFTLSVDDLVISSFVAGPGSTTLPMIVFSSVRLGVSPKINALATLIISIVTIAVTVAGVLMYRMEKKREREMEQAVAEGQHQVSSG
- a CDS encoding aspartate aminotransferase family protein; the encoded protein is MTAALSTAELRALDATYHLHPFSDNKALAAQGARVITRAEGVYLWDSDGNKILDGFAGLWCVNVGYGRKELVEAASKQMTELPYYNLFFRTTTKPVIELSKAIAEVAPPGMGHVFFTGSGSEANDTVLRMVRRYWDLMGKPEKKTLISRHNAYHGSTVAGASLGGMDYMHKQGDLPIPGITHIEQPYWYGLGGDMEPDAFGLKAAGWLEDKIKEVGADKVAAFIGEPIQGAGGVIIPPKTYWPEIQRICRKYDILLITDEVICGFGRTGSWFGCQHFGVQPDLMPIAKGLSSGYLPIGGVIVGDRVAKLLVEAGGDFNHGFTYSGHPVCAAVALENIRILQREGIVENVRDRLGPYLKQGLERLRDHPLVGEVRSAGLLGAIELVKNKATRERIAKPGSTGTVCRDHALRTGLVLRATGDTMLLSPPLVITEQQLDELLTKTRTALDLTAKDLGV
- a CDS encoding ABC transporter permease subunit: MTSLTKPSLLKRLLPQPRWFVISAPYLWMFLFFFIPFAIVFVISFMKPAVAMPPVSFEYDVAGNIELLTKNYTRLFDLDDLLYINAYLGSLKMAAVSTMLALMIGYPVAYAIARAPGAMRQVLLMLVILPSWTSLLIRIYAWIGLLKNNGFINNFLIWTGIIDTPIQMMQTDFAVYVGIVYAYLPFMVLPLYTNLVKHDPTLLEAAADLGANRWTAFWKITVPLSKNGIIAGAMLVFIPAVGEFVIPEILGGPDQLMIGKVLWQEFFNNRDWPVASAVAITMLVVLIAPITIFQRIQAKELEANQ
- a CDS encoding HDOD domain-containing protein gives rise to the protein MSFQSDPGFNRIRPAAASSQKPAASAVDPQLLTRFLPFRRLSALELLLLSRQARLFDVRRGMELAAIGETDTDDIFLLEGDLALIARDGAVRRMSAGAANALGGVAQLRPRQFRVVAESSAKVLLLPYSLMEILPEHERVPYQVEEMELDLSEDDDRLFAALLIDLPRQNVRLPVTRAGAASIRALIQHPQIGMVQLAQAAMIEPSVALRLIGAANHPFMNAPVAVQSCFEAVARLGVDTSRRLLHLFTSSEQVPDRYSAVAGRFATAVRQSREVAYLCAQLSEFTPGLLAARAYLVGLLHAAGEIAALTYAGAYPELSLDGPRLESCLTRVRPLLGATLLREYGLNGEIVTAATVSDDWERDHGSDGETSADYADLVILAQLHCAIGTARARAVPPMHTVPAFQRVARGELTPTRSMAMIRIARAQAETGRAPELAA
- a CDS encoding extracellular solute-binding protein, with product MACSEEPAPTEQAQAPAASSEEKVVHVYNWSDYIDDTVLADFEKETGIKVVYDVFDSNEVVEAKLLAGSTGFDVVVPSGSFLGRQIQAGVFQPLDKSKLTNWGNLDPALMKRLENYDPGNQYALPYLWGTTGIGYNVKKVKEVLGENAPVDSWDLVFKPENISKLKACGVAFLDAQSEILPPVLNYLGKQQDSTVETDYTEAAQPLLEKIRPFITYFHSSQYINDLANGDICVAVGWSGDVFQAQARAGEANNGVEIAFSIPKEGTEMWFDMLAIPKDAKNVDNAHAFINYLLRPDVIAKISNYVQYANGNAASLAQVADEVKNNPSIYPNEATMAKLWTLKVMPAETERVMTRVWTKIKTGQ
- a CDS encoding ABC transporter ATP-binding protein is translated as MGNPTTAKPTTDENYVKIEKVTKVFGDFTAVDSVDLSIRKGEIFALLGSSGCGKSTLLRMLAGFEKPTEGRITIDGQDMAKIPSYQRPTNMMFQSYALFPHMTVADNVAFGLKQDGLPKDQITARVEEMLKLVDMSPYAKRKPHQLSGGQKQRVALARSLSKRPKLLLLDEPMGALDKKLRERMQLELVDIIEKVGVTCVMVTHDQEEAMTMASRIGVMSKGRILQVGAPAQVYETPNCRFSAEFIGSINMFEGKLVVDEPDHCEVETADLPTRIYLNHGITGQPGQTLWAAVRPEKIDVTKAKPSQEHNVSRGKVMNIAYFGSHSVYHVRLESGKKILANASNFDRDVSERPTWDDEVYVSWAPESIVVLPI